The following coding sequences are from one Collimonas arenae window:
- a CDS encoding cytochrome-c peroxidase has product MLLVTACDRQGKTGSAAAPLAVSGAVAPAPAVASIPATPAQAALARLNAPIVPLSAVAEVGKKIFYDQSLSASGKLSCASCHNPDNAHAPANGLAVQLGGRHVQAQGGRAVPSLRYHEHAPAFSIGPDIKPDEDDKGAVLQAAAKANPIAPAVAKSTLQPAAAMQEVVPQGGFDWDGRAINLTDQAGGPLLAANEMANKSATQLLAKLKAAPYAKDMLQLFGPAVFTSPNLALGEAYYALALYQKEDRSFHPYDSKYDYYLAQQVQLSEQEMRGLKLFKDPKKGNCATCHIEKPSRDGNFPPVFTDYQFEALAAPRNKAILANRDPKYFDMGMCGPWRKDAAKQLNYCGYFKTPTLRNVATRQVYFHNGVFHSLEDVVHFYMERETKPEKWYPRGKDGLLKKYDDLPAAYHANVDVTDAPFDSKAGAQPALTDDEIKDVVAFLKTLNDGYRPEGKQIAGK; this is encoded by the coding sequence ATGCTTCTCGTGACTGCCTGCGACCGTCAAGGCAAGACCGGCAGCGCCGCAGCACCGCTTGCGGTTTCTGGTGCGGTTGCGCCTGCTCCAGCCGTTGCGTCGATACCGGCAACGCCCGCCCAGGCGGCGCTTGCGCGCCTGAATGCGCCGATTGTTCCGTTAAGTGCGGTGGCAGAAGTTGGGAAGAAAATTTTTTACGATCAATCGCTGTCGGCCTCCGGCAAGCTCTCGTGCGCATCCTGTCACAATCCAGACAATGCGCACGCACCGGCCAACGGACTCGCGGTGCAGCTCGGCGGCAGGCATGTGCAAGCCCAGGGCGGACGCGCGGTGCCGTCGCTACGCTATCACGAGCACGCGCCGGCATTTTCCATCGGCCCGGACATCAAACCTGATGAAGACGATAAAGGTGCCGTCTTGCAGGCAGCAGCGAAGGCGAACCCGATCGCGCCGGCGGTAGCAAAATCGACCCTGCAACCGGCCGCAGCCATGCAGGAAGTCGTGCCGCAGGGTGGTTTCGATTGGGATGGGCGAGCGATCAATCTGACGGACCAGGCCGGCGGCCCTTTGCTGGCCGCAAATGAAATGGCCAATAAAAGCGCCACGCAACTACTGGCTAAACTCAAGGCGGCACCCTATGCGAAGGACATGCTGCAACTGTTCGGTCCGGCCGTGTTTACGTCGCCCAACCTGGCGCTGGGCGAAGCCTATTACGCGCTGGCGCTCTACCAGAAAGAAGACCGCAGCTTCCATCCTTACGACAGCAAGTACGACTACTATCTGGCTCAGCAGGTACAACTGAGCGAGCAGGAAATGCGCGGGCTCAAGCTATTCAAAGATCCGAAAAAGGGTAACTGCGCAACTTGCCATATCGAAAAGCCTTCGCGCGATGGCAACTTCCCTCCGGTGTTCACCGATTATCAGTTTGAAGCGCTGGCGGCGCCACGCAACAAGGCCATCCTGGCCAACCGTGATCCCAAATATTTTGATATGGGCATGTGCGGCCCGTGGCGCAAGGATGCTGCCAAGCAGCTGAATTATTGCGGTTACTTCAAGACGCCTACCTTGCGCAACGTCGCCACCCGTCAGGTGTACTTCCACAATGGCGTGTTTCATTCGCTGGAAGACGTCGTGCATTTTTACATGGAGCGGGAAACCAAGCCGGAAAAATGGTACCCGCGCGGCAAAGATGGCCTGCTGAAAAAGTATGACGACCTGCCTGCGGCGTATCACGCCAATGTGGATGTTACCGACGCACCGTTCGACAGCAAGGCTGGCGCACAACCTGCGCTGACGGATGATGAAATCAAGGATGTAGTGGCGTTTCTGAAGACGTTGAATGATGGCTATCGGCCTGAAGGCAAGCAAATTGCGGGGAAGTGA
- a CDS encoding AraC family transcriptional regulator — translation MRERLKNDPLASIVALLRPRTVLSKYVSGSGRWAVQYPNYGQPSFCLMTAGSCWLSIEDAEPFLMKTGDFVLLPATPGFRMGSDLQALESPTVRLAEASDYGEARHGVQEVEPAVRMLGGYFVFDPTNAPLLVGLLPTVVHIKATDAGSARLGWIASAIGEETAADKPGGDAILTRLVEVMLIEALRWQPAQDTTPISDLLSGLADSRLAAALRHIHDDVARRWTIEDLGSKVGMSRASFAARFTHVLGIPPMEYVLRWRMALAKDLLWHDGLSLGEVAQAIGYQSTSAFSAAFSRFVGVAPGSFARSGHIGSATGSENFSEAD, via the coding sequence ATGCGAGAACGTCTAAAAAATGATCCCCTCGCCTCCATTGTTGCTTTGCTACGGCCACGCACCGTCCTGTCGAAGTACGTGAGCGGCTCAGGTCGCTGGGCGGTCCAATACCCGAACTACGGGCAGCCCAGCTTCTGCCTGATGACAGCCGGCTCTTGCTGGCTCAGCATCGAGGATGCGGAACCATTCCTGATGAAGACTGGCGACTTCGTGCTGTTACCCGCAACGCCCGGATTTCGTATGGGTAGTGACCTGCAGGCGCTAGAGAGCCCCACGGTGCGTCTTGCCGAAGCCAGCGATTACGGCGAAGCGCGCCATGGCGTCCAAGAGGTTGAGCCAGCGGTACGAATGCTGGGTGGTTACTTCGTGTTCGATCCCACCAATGCACCGCTCCTGGTCGGGCTGTTGCCGACAGTGGTGCACATCAAGGCGACGGATGCCGGCAGCGCCCGTTTGGGCTGGATTGCGAGCGCGATCGGAGAAGAAACGGCTGCCGATAAGCCAGGTGGCGACGCCATATTGACGCGCCTGGTTGAGGTCATGTTGATTGAAGCGCTGCGTTGGCAACCCGCACAGGACACTACGCCGATTTCCGACCTGCTGTCCGGTCTTGCCGACTCACGACTTGCTGCCGCCCTCAGGCACATTCACGATGACGTTGCGCGGCGCTGGACGATTGAAGACCTGGGCAGCAAGGTCGGCATGTCGCGCGCATCCTTCGCTGCGCGGTTCACGCATGTTCTTGGCATTCCACCGATGGAGTATGTGCTGCGATGGCGAATGGCATTGGCCAAGGACTTGCTGTGGCATGACGGCCTTTCGCTTGGTGAGGTTGCTCAAGCCATCGGATATCAGTCGACCAGTGCGTTCAGCGCCGCCTTCAGCCGCTTTGTGGGAGTGGCCCCAGGCTCATTCGCGCGAAGCGGTCACATCGGGTCTGCGACCGGTAGTGAAAACTTCAGCGAGGCCGATTGA
- a CDS encoding SDR family oxidoreductase produces the protein MKTVLITGTSSGYGKATAERFLQQGWNVIATMRKPDPGLFEPAERLHVVQLDVTDEASIARAVSQGIEAFGQIDVLINNAGIGLLSAFEVTPEATTRELFETNTFGVMAMTQAIIPHMRERSEGVIVNVTSSVCFAGMPMVASYAASKFAIEGFTEALFFELDSFGVRVKLVEPGYGPGTNFTANGMERMDGLIPPAYQQYAAQLMQRFANPGAVTNADQVANGIFAAANDQTDRLRFPAGPDSEHLANSRWNSTDEQFLSGMRSMLRMKK, from the coding sequence ATGAAAACCGTACTCATCACTGGCACCTCGTCCGGCTATGGCAAGGCAACGGCCGAGCGATTCCTGCAACAAGGCTGGAACGTCATCGCGACGATGCGCAAGCCAGATCCCGGTCTCTTCGAGCCTGCCGAGCGTCTGCACGTGGTTCAACTGGATGTAACGGACGAAGCAAGCATTGCGCGGGCCGTCAGCCAAGGTATAGAAGCCTTCGGCCAGATCGACGTACTGATCAACAATGCCGGCATCGGCCTGCTTTCGGCCTTTGAAGTGACGCCGGAAGCTACGACCCGAGAACTGTTCGAAACCAACACTTTCGGTGTGATGGCCATGACCCAGGCTATCATTCCGCACATGCGGGAGCGCAGCGAGGGCGTCATCGTCAATGTCACATCCAGCGTCTGTTTCGCCGGCATGCCGATGGTGGCATCCTACGCTGCCAGCAAGTTTGCCATCGAGGGTTTCACTGAGGCGCTGTTCTTTGAACTCGACAGCTTTGGCGTGCGCGTCAAATTGGTCGAGCCTGGCTATGGCCCCGGAACGAACTTCACCGCAAATGGCATGGAACGTATGGATGGCCTCATTCCTCCGGCGTATCAGCAATATGCGGCACAGTTGATGCAGCGCTTCGCGAACCCCGGCGCCGTTACCAATGCAGACCAGGTCGCCAACGGCATTTTCGCTGCCGCCAACGACCAGACCGACCGACTGCGCTTCCCGGCGGGTCCAGACAGCGAGCACCTGGCGAACTCGCGCTGGAACAGCACCGACGAGCAGTTCCTAAGTGGAATGCGCTCGATGCTCCGCATGAAAAAATAG